In one window of Zhongshania aliphaticivorans DNA:
- a CDS encoding CHASE domain-containing protein: MSSSDEQTISTLVEQNQISRVGNLHWVHWTIVALSLLMTIAVWQYSKLQIQEKNENRFHREADQVITLIKERLQKYEDALWSGVASIHSHDDTMTSSQWNAFATTLRLPEKYRGINGIGVIFNVSDNALPSYLLDQRQQRPDYQVHPVHQNNYRLPITYIEPVAGNANAVGLDVAHEQNRLQAALKARDSGLAQITGPIYLVQSKERTPGFLFYAPFYKPDASNKRSNEIQGANLSLSERKASFAGMVYAPFIVNNLMLGTLEQARRHVGITIVDDDFTLYDENHSDDQSFDSKPLFIQTFPIEVYGRLWNVTIRSALDFRSEARNSQPTFILLGGIFIDAILLLLFITLSNANRKATLLANQMAEGYRSKSLELQRNIERLEESNKELEQFAFAASHDLQEPLRTLTSFSELLQSELDNKTTNPQVQASVQYINEAAERMRKLVLGLMSYSRIGRTPELTSVDSEQLIDDVLTDLSASISQCNAKISRAHLPTITAYSTELHILFQNLISNAIKFTKSDIPPAISITCEDNNDHWLFSVSDEGIGIDPQQFKHIFLIFKRLHAQHDYPGSGIGLAKCKKVVMLHGGKIWLESAENKGSRFFFTIPKIINP; this comes from the coding sequence ATGAGCAGCTCAGACGAACAGACAATTTCTACATTAGTTGAGCAAAACCAAATATCCAGAGTGGGTAATCTACACTGGGTACATTGGACTATTGTCGCCCTATCCTTGTTAATGACGATCGCGGTCTGGCAATATTCAAAACTACAAATTCAAGAAAAAAACGAAAACCGCTTTCACCGTGAAGCTGATCAAGTCATAACCTTAATCAAAGAGCGACTTCAAAAATACGAAGACGCCCTGTGGTCAGGTGTAGCGTCTATTCACTCTCACGATGACACCATGACGTCTTCGCAGTGGAATGCCTTTGCCACGACCTTACGTTTGCCGGAAAAGTATCGGGGAATAAATGGCATTGGCGTTATCTTCAATGTCTCTGACAACGCACTTCCAAGCTATTTACTCGATCAACGTCAACAACGTCCTGATTACCAAGTTCACCCCGTACATCAGAATAACTACCGTTTGCCAATCACGTATATTGAGCCGGTAGCCGGCAATGCCAATGCTGTTGGCCTGGATGTCGCACATGAACAAAACCGTTTACAGGCTGCTCTTAAAGCGCGAGATAGTGGCTTGGCACAAATTACCGGCCCCATTTATTTAGTACAGTCTAAAGAGCGCACACCCGGTTTTTTATTTTACGCTCCATTTTACAAACCTGACGCCAGCAATAAGCGTAGCAACGAAATACAAGGCGCCAATTTAAGCCTAAGCGAACGCAAAGCGTCATTCGCAGGTATGGTTTACGCGCCCTTTATCGTTAACAACCTCATGCTCGGCACGCTTGAACAAGCCCGCCGTCATGTTGGAATAACAATTGTGGACGATGATTTCACTCTCTATGACGAAAACCATAGTGACGATCAAAGCTTCGACAGCAAGCCTCTATTTATCCAAACCTTTCCCATTGAGGTCTACGGAAGACTTTGGAATGTCACAATTAGAAGCGCCCTAGATTTCAGAAGCGAAGCACGAAACTCACAACCCACCTTTATTCTTCTAGGTGGCATATTCATTGATGCCATCTTATTGCTGCTATTTATCACTTTAAGTAATGCAAATCGCAAAGCTACCCTACTAGCCAATCAAATGGCAGAGGGGTATAGGTCGAAATCTCTAGAGCTACAACGCAATATTGAAAGACTGGAAGAAAGTAACAAAGAACTTGAGCAATTCGCCTTTGCCGCCTCCCACGACTTGCAGGAACCTCTACGCACACTGACAAGCTTTTCAGAATTATTGCAGTCTGAACTCGACAACAAAACAACGAATCCTCAGGTGCAAGCTTCAGTCCAATACATTAACGAAGCAGCGGAGCGAATGCGCAAGCTCGTTCTCGGTCTAATGTCATATAGCAGAATTGGTCGCACACCTGAATTAACATCAGTCGATAGCGAACAATTGATAGATGACGTTTTAACTGATTTAAGTGCAAGTATCAGTCAATGCAATGCAAAAATTAGCAGAGCCCACTTACCCACAATTACAGCTTATTCAACAGAGTTACATATCTTATTTCAAAACTTAATTAGCAATGCCATTAAGTTTACAAAATCCGATATCCCCCCCGCCATTTCAATCACGTGTGAAGACAATAATGATCACTGGCTTTTTTCAGTAAGTGACGAAGGCATCGGTATCGACCCACAGCAATTCAAACACATATTCCTTATTTTCAAACGCCTTCACGCCCAACACGATTATCCAGGCAGCGGTATAGGGCTAGCTAAATGTAAGAAAGTGGTGATGTTACACGGTGGAAAAATCTGGTTAGAATCTGCAGAAAATAAGGGCAGTCGATTTTTCTTTACTATCCCTAAAATAATAAACCCTTAG
- a CDS encoding FAD-dependent oxidoreductase — protein MATDKTAATKPRNSKDITHWDIETDVAIIGFGGAGASAAIEAADAGSKVCIFELASASGGSTALSSAEIYMGGNGGTPVQQACGYHDDTQNMVNYLKACFGNQADDEKIGHYCENSVGHYHWLTGLGVPFKLSELKERAIMALTDDCLLFTGNEKAHPFTEHASPVPRGHNLQVEGDNGGPLLMKILTEAVEQRGVDIHYDSRALSLIVNDNGEVEGVIVRIDQQEKCIRARKGVILCAGGFCMNEEMLKKYAPTFDCGLIPIGNSGDTGSGILMGMGVGAGTTNMHECFVSLPYYPPSSLTYGILINDKAQRFINEDCYHGRVGYNALIAQRNSSRIYFITDLEGYGDYEKMSYLGATVAGTGDTIAELEQELALPESSLQHTLETYNRHAASGEDPYFHKSEAWLRPLTPPFVALDCTLGRGTFYPFFTLGGLDTTVDGQVLTPERNIIKGLFAAGRTTAGIPRTASGYASGMSVGDVTYFGRLAGKSAAGN, from the coding sequence ATGGCTACCGACAAAACCGCCGCAACCAAGCCCCGTAACAGCAAAGACATTACACATTGGGACATCGAAACCGACGTTGCCATTATTGGCTTTGGGGGCGCAGGAGCCTCTGCCGCAATTGAGGCTGCTGATGCTGGCAGTAAAGTCTGTATTTTTGAATTGGCAAGTGCCAGCGGCGGCTCTACCGCCCTCTCTAGTGCTGAAATCTATATGGGTGGCAATGGTGGCACACCGGTACAACAGGCCTGTGGCTATCACGATGATACCCAAAATATGGTCAACTACTTAAAAGCCTGCTTTGGAAATCAGGCTGATGATGAAAAAATTGGTCACTACTGCGAAAACAGTGTGGGCCACTATCACTGGCTCACTGGCTTAGGGGTTCCTTTCAAATTAAGCGAACTCAAGGAACGCGCCATCATGGCGCTTACCGACGATTGCCTGCTCTTTACTGGCAACGAAAAGGCGCACCCATTTACTGAGCACGCTAGCCCCGTTCCCCGTGGCCACAATCTGCAAGTAGAAGGTGATAACGGCGGCCCCTTGCTAATGAAAATACTGACCGAGGCGGTTGAGCAGCGAGGCGTAGATATTCACTACGACAGTCGCGCCTTAAGTTTAATCGTAAACGATAACGGTGAAGTAGAAGGGGTAATTGTTAGAATTGATCAGCAGGAAAAATGCATTCGAGCACGCAAAGGTGTGATTTTATGTGCTGGTGGATTCTGCATGAACGAAGAGATGCTAAAGAAATATGCTCCCACGTTTGACTGCGGCCTTATCCCCATTGGCAATTCTGGCGACACGGGCAGTGGCATTCTGATGGGTATGGGTGTGGGTGCCGGAACCACCAATATGCACGAATGCTTTGTCAGCCTGCCCTACTATCCTCCGTCATCGCTGACCTATGGCATTTTGATTAACGATAAAGCTCAGCGCTTCATAAACGAAGACTGCTATCACGGCCGTGTGGGCTATAACGCACTTATTGCGCAACGAAACTCATCCCGCATTTACTTTATTACCGACCTTGAGGGCTACGGTGATTACGAGAAAATGAGCTACCTAGGCGCTACAGTGGCAGGCACAGGTGACACCATTGCCGAACTTGAGCAAGAACTAGCCCTACCCGAATCGAGCTTACAGCACACCCTCGAAACGTATAACCGCCATGCCGCCAGCGGCGAAGACCCTTATTTTCATAAAAGCGAGGCTTGGTTACGCCCGCTCACCCCACCCTTTGTTGCACTAGATTGCACATTGGGGCGGGGCACCTTCTACCCCTTCTTCACCCTAGGTGGCTTAGACACCACGGTAGATGGCCAAGTACTTACCCCAGAGCGCAATATCATCAAAGGATTATTTGCTGCCGGCCGCACTACCGCGGGTATTCCGCGCACAGCCTCAGGCTATGCCAGTGGCATGTCGGTAGGTGACGTAACCTATTTTGGTCGGCTTGCAGGAAAAAGTGCGGCAGGCAACTAA
- the fabV gene encoding enoyl-ACP reductase FabV, translating into MIIKPRVRGFMCVTTHPVGCEANVSQQIDYVKAQGAIPNGPKRVLVIGASTGYGLASRISAAFGAGASTLGIFFEKEGSEKKPGTAGWYNSAAFHKFADAEGIYAKSINGDAFSDAIKEKTIAEIKADLGQVDLVVYSLASPRRQHPKTGEVFNSTLKPIGKDVTQRGVNTDKETIENFTLTAASDEEINNTVAVMGGEDWQMWIDALDSAGVLADGAKTTAYTYLGDKLTWDIYWHGTIGAAKKDLDKRVISIREKLAATGGDARVSVLKAVVTQASSAIPVMPLYLALLFKAMKADGSHEGCIEQVYGLFKNSLYGDEPIKDEEGRLRADGLEMRPEIQAAVAQMWDDVTTENLLASTDFAGYKREFLRLFGFEIDGVDYEADVNPVVEIKNMA; encoded by the coding sequence ATGATCATCAAGCCTCGTGTGCGCGGATTTATGTGTGTTACAACTCATCCAGTGGGCTGTGAGGCCAACGTCAGCCAGCAAATTGACTACGTCAAAGCGCAGGGTGCTATCCCCAATGGCCCCAAGAGAGTGCTGGTGATTGGCGCCTCTACGGGATATGGCTTGGCCTCTCGGATTAGTGCTGCCTTTGGTGCCGGTGCATCAACACTAGGTATTTTCTTTGAAAAAGAAGGTAGCGAGAAAAAGCCTGGCACAGCGGGTTGGTATAACTCGGCTGCGTTCCACAAGTTTGCAGACGCGGAAGGGATTTACGCAAAAAGCATCAATGGTGACGCCTTCTCAGATGCGATTAAAGAAAAAACCATTGCAGAAATTAAAGCCGATTTAGGACAGGTAGACTTGGTTGTTTACAGCCTGGCCTCGCCTCGTCGTCAACATCCTAAGACCGGTGAAGTGTTTAATTCAACGTTAAAGCCCATCGGTAAAGACGTAACCCAGCGCGGTGTGAATACTGATAAAGAGACCATTGAAAATTTCACCTTAACGGCGGCCAGCGACGAAGAGATTAACAACACGGTTGCGGTCATGGGGGGTGAAGATTGGCAGATGTGGATTGACGCCCTTGATAGTGCTGGGGTATTGGCAGATGGCGCTAAGACGACAGCCTATACTTACCTTGGTGACAAACTCACTTGGGATATTTACTGGCACGGTACCATTGGTGCGGCCAAAAAAGATTTAGATAAGCGAGTAATTAGTATTCGTGAGAAGCTAGCGGCTACCGGCGGCGATGCACGTGTGTCGGTGTTAAAGGCGGTGGTAACACAGGCAAGCTCTGCGATTCCCGTCATGCCGCTGTATTTGGCTTTGTTATTTAAAGCCATGAAGGCAGATGGCAGTCATGAAGGTTGTATAGAACAGGTGTACGGCTTGTTTAAAAATAGTCTTTATGGTGATGAGCCAATTAAAGATGAGGAAGGTCGTTTACGCGCCGATGGTTTAGAAATGCGGCCAGAAATTCAGGCTGCGGTTGCGCAAATGTGGGATGATGTCACCACTGAAAACCTACTGGCAAGCACCGATTTTGCGGGCTATAAACGCGAGTTTCTGCGCTTGTTCGGTTTTGAAATTGACGGTGTTGACTACGAGGCAGACGTTAACCCTGTTGTTGAAATTAAGAATATGGCCTAA
- a CDS encoding MATE family efflux transporter, with amino-acid sequence MSVTPRQELRHQLQLALPIFGGQLAQSANGFVDTVMAGRVSALDLAAVAVGASIWVPVFLFMTGMLMSATSVLARHVGGNQLERINPLMHQVIMVALVVGSLSVVVLCNTAPLLAWMDVDPTMRPMVVDYLFGLSWGMPAIAIVLALRSYTEAMSHTRPVLIISVVGLLANIPINYVLIYGKLGIPAMGGVGCGWATAIVMWIMAILMLLYVHRHRAYRQARLSLRPWHWEPKTTFYLVRLGLPVGLTIFFEVSVFCIIALLISQSGAEIVAGHQLALNFTSLVFMLPLSFALAATARVGHARGRKDEPGLRTAIAVAFKMTLVIGVLMVTLLVTGRHWIPLIYTDNVEVIALASYLLLFAALYQISDAIQVTANGCLRGFEDTTVPMLLTLFAYWGVGLPLGYVLATTNSLVTAMGPSGFWLGLFAGLSSAALLLAWRLRWRLRQPVH; translated from the coding sequence ATGTCTGTTACACCCCGTCAGGAACTGCGACACCAGCTTCAGTTAGCGCTGCCAATATTTGGTGGCCAATTGGCGCAGTCTGCCAATGGCTTTGTAGACACAGTGATGGCAGGCAGGGTGTCGGCGCTAGACTTAGCCGCAGTGGCCGTCGGTGCCAGTATCTGGGTGCCGGTGTTTCTGTTTATGACCGGCATGTTAATGAGTGCCACCTCGGTATTAGCGCGGCATGTGGGTGGCAATCAGTTAGAACGCATAAATCCTCTGATGCACCAAGTGATAATGGTTGCCTTGGTCGTTGGCTCTTTGTCTGTTGTGGTGCTCTGCAATACTGCGCCACTGCTCGCTTGGATGGATGTCGATCCCACCATGCGACCGATGGTTGTCGATTACTTGTTTGGCCTGAGTTGGGGTATGCCGGCTATTGCGATTGTGCTGGCACTGCGCAGTTATACTGAAGCCATGAGCCACACCCGACCAGTTTTGATCATTAGCGTTGTCGGCTTACTGGCCAATATTCCAATTAACTACGTCCTAATTTACGGAAAACTCGGTATTCCCGCGATGGGTGGGGTTGGCTGTGGCTGGGCAACGGCCATTGTGATGTGGATTATGGCGATACTCATGTTGCTTTATGTGCATCGTCATCGTGCGTATCGCCAGGCACGCTTATCTCTGCGGCCATGGCATTGGGAGCCGAAAACAACGTTCTATTTAGTTAGGCTTGGATTGCCTGTTGGCTTAACCATTTTCTTTGAAGTCAGTGTGTTTTGCATCATCGCATTATTGATTAGTCAATCTGGCGCAGAGATCGTGGCTGGCCACCAACTTGCCCTTAATTTTACCTCTTTGGTGTTTATGTTGCCGTTGAGTTTTGCGCTAGCCGCGACAGCTCGTGTCGGTCACGCCCGGGGTAGAAAAGATGAGCCAGGGTTGCGTACAGCGATTGCGGTTGCCTTTAAAATGACCCTCGTCATTGGCGTTTTAATGGTGACTTTGCTTGTTACGGGGCGTCATTGGATTCCGTTGATTTACACCGACAATGTCGAAGTCATCGCATTAGCGAGTTATTTGTTGCTGTTTGCGGCTTTGTATCAAATATCTGATGCAATACAGGTCACTGCCAACGGTTGTCTGCGCGGATTTGAAGACACAACTGTTCCTATGCTGCTGACGCTATTTGCCTACTGGGGAGTGGGTTTGCCCTTGGGGTATGTGCTGGCAACGACGAATTCACTGGTCACCGCAATGGGCCCCAGCGGGTTTTGGTTGGGTTTATTTGCCGGCCTCAGCTCTGCGGCCCTGTTACTGGCTTGGCGGCTACGCTGGCGATTGCGTCAGCCGGTGCACTAA